In Vespula vulgaris chromosome 7, iyVesVulg1.1, whole genome shotgun sequence, a single window of DNA contains:
- the LOC127065294 gene encoding probable 28S ribosomal protein S26, mitochondrial: MCISINYIFCIRWKRKPIWLPTAKSKVFRVPQRPKIPTEEYIELKRLNNNYRTVMKSLMQHFENEFKKSQVKFDEITVNKIADEDFIQSNLINDKWNMQIAKIREVRLAKEKEERKETILKKLLEKEERDKQREQKIEEHVKKLKEEVPTFITAANIDKAIEEALINIVNHEYAIDLKGNIYTDSKETSVNSNNIVSP; the protein is encoded by the exons ATGTGTATTagcataaattatatattc TGTATTCGATGGAAAAGGAAACCGATTTGGTTACCAACTGCGAAGAGCAAGGTATTCAGAGTACCTCAAAGGCCAAAAATACCTACAGAAGAATATATAGAActtaaaagattaaataataattacagaaCAGTTATGAAATCACTTAT gCAACATTTTGAAAACGAGTTTAAGAAGAGTCAAGTCAAATTTGATGAAATAACTGTAAATAAAATAGCAGATGAGGATTTCATACaatctaatttaataaatgataaatggAACATGCAAATAGCCAAAATTAGAGAAGTCAGAttggcaaaagaaaaagaagaaagaaaagaaactatattaaaaaagttattagaaaaagaggaaagagataaacaaagggaacaaaaaattgaagagCATGTTAAAAAACTTAAGGAAGAAGTACCTACTTTTATAACGGCTGCAAATATAGATAAAGCGATTGAGGAagcattaataaatattgtgaATCATGAATATGCTATTGATTTAAAAGGAAACATTTACACTGATAGTAAGGAAACAAGTGTAAACAGTAATAATATTGTGAGcccataa
- the LOC127065290 gene encoding Kv channel-interacting protein 1-like isoform X1, with product MYSVTVTPGRSSEKQSTSRNKETELVGYKSRRRESVPVRVLNYIRSQFQAEGISEGELEELGGVLGGSGGGTLTLGGRHKPEELATLAANTRFSRKEIQLIYRGFKQECPSGLVDEEAFKQIFSQFFPQGDASQYAHYVFNTMKRKHSGKISFEEFLTILSKVSRGSVEEKLQWVFGLYDLDGDGLISKEEMMDVVGSIYEMLGRYTQPQIVEPHLAAREHVDRIFHLMDANKDGVVTIEELVQWCSKDEQLLRSLDTLDTVL from the exons ATGTATAGTGTTACTGTGACCCCGGGAAGATCTTCTGAGAAACAAAGTACATcgcgaaataaagaaacagagTTGGTAGGCTacaaaagtagaagaagagaatctGTACCAGTAAGAGTTTTAAATTACATCCGGTCTCAATTTCAAGCGGAAGGCATTTCGG AGGGAGAACTTGAAGAACTCGGGGGCGTTTTAGGGGGTTCTGGAGGTGGCACCTTAACCTTGGGGGGACGTCACAAGCCCGAGGAATTGGCAACCTTAGCAGCTAACACGagattttcaagaaaagaaatacaattgATCTATCGTGGATTCAAACAAGAATGTCCTTCCGGATTGGTCGACGAGGAAGCTTTCAAACAAATCTTCTCACAATTTTTTCCACAGGGAG ATGCTAGCCAGTACGCTCATTACGTGTTCAACACTATGAAGAGGAAACATTCCGGTAAAATAAGTTTCGAG GAGTTCCTGACGATTCTATCAAAAGTATCTAGAGGTTCGGTGGAGGAAAAGTTACAGTGGGTTTTCGGATTATACGACTTGGATGGCGACGGTTTGATAAGCAAGGAAGAAATGATGGACGTCGTTGGGTCCATTTACGAAATGCTGGGTCGTTATACTCAGCCGCAGATAGTCGAGCCGCATTTGGCTGCACGCGAACACGTCGATCGTATCTTCCAC cTAATGGATGCGAACAAGGACGGCGTGGTAACTATCGAGGAATTGGTGCAATGGTGTTCTAAGGACGAGCAATTATTGCGAAGTCTCGATACTCTTGACACAGTCTTGTGA
- the LOC127065287 gene encoding uncharacterized protein LOC127065287, protein MNGNDISRLSYKELQALAVKYRVPGNIKKELLIKILRAARSRDNGEVDRLLSDLKQTRKKRTRKIKAEKLGITSTPIQSPDNVMAEDYYHSQQQQQQQRSPYQWVGAEEEIVSREDDKIPHYEEFRQFLLRKIQREFQTYNTPHNPQHESTIVDLRTTASSSTAHSFPVDIVNCSKPNLIGINESNSCIYPLTNHIQYHHLQKDSSKSTCGSILLKKMLQAPVGTNLGELAAPVFGDYRVWPVEQYHSENILDNSDTLTAESVDNDNEDNLVINTDCYGVLNNVRDEYLLHDTNFVKNVQDIDQMSNVLTDQNSNQYHCNYANNDLKQNYQTWTITNVMDSIDESYIDTDISTSKVLHAIYLDNPVTNANNGNTNYRYHISENVYNDNPTVLNIDSSEDPLYYSPTIMSNVQSTSTDQAYLENHNKYIGETREYFQMTGSTGSINFTSDVPALNQTLPNNIPCNSEVTYQYSNLHDNHQSYVTMSQSFESRQSNDLVTSQDMNICKDSVTERVQSCSDGMLDPFWPKWSHKKLSDNNLENILNFNISKRIDYTKIDQTSCIYCYTAPIVTHKAVLPTDVCSQQIKLVAEQRHHSFSPYWLLYNDSSAGMRMANIQSNADECSGEQVWMIRATSMSNNNNSNIKDSIDESEDSINDVWMNDYSKYRMPLQKDINSCEVINAEVSESLFSTIHTESNLKSETISTSQMQEDITY, encoded by the exons ATGAACGGCAACGATATCTCAAGATTGTCATACAAGGAATTGCAAGCATTGGCTGTGAAATATCGGGTGCCAGGCAACATAAAG AAAGAGCtgcttattaaaatattaaggGCCGCAAGAAGCAGAGACAATGGCGAAGTCGACAGATTGTTGAGCGATTTAAAACAGACGCGGAAGAAGAGAACGCGGAAGATCAAGGCCGAAAAACTTGGTATAACCTCCACACCGATACAAAGTCCAGATAACGTCATGGCTGAAGATTATTATCATtcgcaacaacagcaacagcaacaacgaTCGCCTTATCAATGG GTAGgtgcagaagaagaaattgttaGCAGAGAGGATGACAAGATTCCACATTATGAAGAATTTAGACAATTTTTGTTACGgaaaatacaaagagaatTTCAAACATATAATACACCTCATAATCCACAACACGAATCGACAATTGTGGATCTAAGAACTACGGCAAGTAGTTCTACTGCACATTCCTTTCCTGTAGATATAGTTAATTGTTCTAAGCCTAATTTGATAGGTATTAATGAATCAAACTCTTGCATATATCCTTTAACTAATCATATACAGTATCATCACTTACAAAAAGATTCAAGTAAAAGTACATGTGGATCAATACTTCTTAAAAAGATGTTACAAGCTCCGGTTGGTACAAATTTAGGAGAACTTGCAGCACCAGTTTTTGGAGATTATAGAGTTTGGCCAGTAGAACAATATCattcagaaaatatattagataattcTGATACGTTAACAGCAGAATCAGTGGACAATGATAATGAAGATAATCTTGTAATCAATACAGATTGTTATGGAGTTTTAAATAATGTTAGGGATGAATATCTTTTACATGatacaaattttgttaaaaatgtaCAAGATATCGATCAGATGTCTAATGTACTAACCGATCAGAATAGTAATCAATACCATTGCAATTATgcaaataatgatttaaaacaaaattatcaaACTTGGACTATTACAAATGTTATGGATTCTATAGATGAAAGCTATATAGATACAGATATAAGTACTTCAAAAGTACTTCATGCTATTTATCTTGATAATCCAGTAACAAATGCAAATAATGGAAATACAAATTATCGATATCATATTAgtgaaaatgtttataatgatAATCCAACAGTACTTAATATTGATTCATCTGAAGATCCTTTGTATTATTCTCCAACTATAATGTCCAATGTACAGTCAACTTCTACAGATCAAGCATACTTGgaaaatcataataaatatataggtgAAACAAGAGAATATTTTCAGATGACTGGTTCTACAGGTAGTATAAATTTCACATCAGATGTACCTGCACTTAATCAAACATTACCTAACAACATTCCATGCAATTCTGAAGTTACGTATCAGTATTCTAATTTGCATGACAATCATCAATCATATGTTACAATGTCTCAAAGTTTTGAATCACGACAATCCAATGATCTTGTAACATCGCaagatatgaatatatgtaaagATTCTGTAACAGAGAGAGTACAGTCATGCTCTGATG GAATGTTAGATCCATTTTGGCCAAAGTGGTCCCACAAAAAGTTATCAGACaataatcttgaaaatattttgaattttaatatatcaaaaagaatAGACTATACAAAAATAGATCAAACATcttgtatatattgttatactGCGCCGATAGTTACACATAAAGCCGTACTGCCAACCGATGTTTGCTCTCAACAGATAAAGTTAGTCGCAGAACAGAGACATCACTCTTTCTCGCCTTACTGGCTTCTTTACAATGATAGCTCTGCCGGTATGCGCATGGCTAATATACAAAGTAACGCCGATGAATGTAGCGGAGAACAAGTATGGATGATTCGCGCTACATCGATGTCTAATAACAACAATTCGAATATCAAAGATTCTATAGATGAAAGCGAAGATTCGATAAATGATGTTTGGATGAATGATTACTCGAAATATCGAATGCCTTTACAAAAGGACATAAACAGTTGCGAAGTTATAAACGCAGAAGTTTCAGAAAGTTTATTTTCTACCATACACACAGAATCCAATTTAAAAAGCGAAACTATTTCTACGAGTCAAATGCAAGAGGATATAAcctattga
- the LOC127065290 gene encoding Kv channel-interacting protein 2-like isoform X2 gives MKARKSREKQGELEELGGVLGGSGGGTLTLGGRHKPEELATLAANTRFSRKEIQLIYRGFKQECPSGLVDEEAFKQIFSQFFPQGDASQYAHYVFNTMKRKHSGKISFEEFLTILSKVSRGSVEEKLQWVFGLYDLDGDGLISKEEMMDVVGSIYEMLGRYTQPQIVEPHLAAREHVDRIFHLMDANKDGVVTIEELVQWCSKDEQLLRSLDTLDTVL, from the exons ATGAAGGCACGTAAGAGCCGCGAGAAAC AGGGAGAACTTGAAGAACTCGGGGGCGTTTTAGGGGGTTCTGGAGGTGGCACCTTAACCTTGGGGGGACGTCACAAGCCCGAGGAATTGGCAACCTTAGCAGCTAACACGagattttcaagaaaagaaatacaattgATCTATCGTGGATTCAAACAAGAATGTCCTTCCGGATTGGTCGACGAGGAAGCTTTCAAACAAATCTTCTCACAATTTTTTCCACAGGGAG ATGCTAGCCAGTACGCTCATTACGTGTTCAACACTATGAAGAGGAAACATTCCGGTAAAATAAGTTTCGAG GAGTTCCTGACGATTCTATCAAAAGTATCTAGAGGTTCGGTGGAGGAAAAGTTACAGTGGGTTTTCGGATTATACGACTTGGATGGCGACGGTTTGATAAGCAAGGAAGAAATGATGGACGTCGTTGGGTCCATTTACGAAATGCTGGGTCGTTATACTCAGCCGCAGATAGTCGAGCCGCATTTGGCTGCACGCGAACACGTCGATCGTATCTTCCAC cTAATGGATGCGAACAAGGACGGCGTGGTAACTATCGAGGAATTGGTGCAATGGTGTTCTAAGGACGAGCAATTATTGCGAAGTCTCGATACTCTTGACACAGTCTTGTGA
- the LOC127065290 gene encoding Kv channel-interacting protein 2-like isoform X3, giving the protein MEMQRQEGELEELGGVLGGSGGGTLTLGGRHKPEELATLAANTRFSRKEIQLIYRGFKQECPSGLVDEEAFKQIFSQFFPQGDASQYAHYVFNTMKRKHSGKISFEEFLTILSKVSRGSVEEKLQWVFGLYDLDGDGLISKEEMMDVVGSIYEMLGRYTQPQIVEPHLAAREHVDRIFHLMDANKDGVVTIEELVQWCSKDEQLLRSLDTLDTVL; this is encoded by the exons ATGGAGATGCAGCGCCAAG AGGGAGAACTTGAAGAACTCGGGGGCGTTTTAGGGGGTTCTGGAGGTGGCACCTTAACCTTGGGGGGACGTCACAAGCCCGAGGAATTGGCAACCTTAGCAGCTAACACGagattttcaagaaaagaaatacaattgATCTATCGTGGATTCAAACAAGAATGTCCTTCCGGATTGGTCGACGAGGAAGCTTTCAAACAAATCTTCTCACAATTTTTTCCACAGGGAG ATGCTAGCCAGTACGCTCATTACGTGTTCAACACTATGAAGAGGAAACATTCCGGTAAAATAAGTTTCGAG GAGTTCCTGACGATTCTATCAAAAGTATCTAGAGGTTCGGTGGAGGAAAAGTTACAGTGGGTTTTCGGATTATACGACTTGGATGGCGACGGTTTGATAAGCAAGGAAGAAATGATGGACGTCGTTGGGTCCATTTACGAAATGCTGGGTCGTTATACTCAGCCGCAGATAGTCGAGCCGCATTTGGCTGCACGCGAACACGTCGATCGTATCTTCCAC cTAATGGATGCGAACAAGGACGGCGTGGTAACTATCGAGGAATTGGTGCAATGGTGTTCTAAGGACGAGCAATTATTGCGAAGTCTCGATACTCTTGACACAGTCTTGTGA
- the LOC127065344 gene encoding uncharacterized protein LOC127065344 isoform X2, with translation MRTPLWILLIALILNACTNGLPYNQIPEYYTPQQSSWYNNKQDQQQDNSFSNTSPHVLQEQQVGEFGTGWNQLNPHASDFITFSQSNLKQEEIIDDGLSVSCNGDNKICVDKDLCIDGYVNFVQKELIRDKQQIQQCNLKYNVCCIVKDYFEQSSSDVGDTSIPFLEQSDYLDVSPITNSQGHIHPEQVDQQNLLIDLNPSQDVESTIENGVKQIAIQQQVTDFNKATDIGSGTAVPPGSSISSSTNLDNVFTKAQGSDIASTKVQSSSDLPNSRFTDFQVPLQLGCAAALLCVEEQFCTKEGVISTQPITFTEKDILQRVPLSSCKNSENGIIGKCCRDPNYVDPWPTGNLPANYSGGFDEQGFPTFLNIAKVRPPKKQTSATKTASTIKPSVKPPTLTNESILTIKSSIPTLPTLPNENNYEVSDSSIHIPKQVTGPLYPPQNPLILNETPSIVPRPFTNNIYNTASSKQNSVLVPSQQIQNECGVRNSVLHTEKLDKPVTSFGEIPWQAMILSNKHRSILCSGVIITPSIVVTTAYCVNGITPQEVSVKSGEWKLGYELEHEEPLPFEITNVSSIVTHPNYVLGSSVNDIAVLYLEHAIAKNTHVNPLCLPNSIETQTLNKCIVTGWGQAIIKVHALGAVMNSLDVDILSPDVCMQHASGQKYNINIEYGTLCVKSHNINHNMCQTEIGGPLACQRENGIYELAGLYSQDNGCSSTNQIAIFTPIDNDWLKKMIYYKEKNISSPTFNIKDDSYDYRKSNLPSEINQYLPPI, from the exons ATGAGAACACCATTATGGATACTTCTGATtgcattaatattaaatgcatGTACAAATGGGCTTCCTTACAACCAAATTCCAGAATATTACACACCAC aacAATCGTCttggtataataataaacaagatCAACAACAAGATAATAGTTTTTCTAATACTTCGCCACACGTTTTGCAAGAACAACAAGTCGGTGAATTTGGTACAGGTTGGAATCAATTAAACCCTC ACGCATcagattttattacattttctcaATCAAACTTAAAGcaagaagaaataatcgatgatGGATTAAGTGTGTCTTGTAAtggagataataaaatttgcgTAGATAAAGATCTTTGCATAGATGGATACGTTAATTTCGtacaaaaagaattaattcgtGATAAGCAGCag ATTCAACAATGCAATCTCAAATATAACGTATGTTGTATTGTAAAAGATTATTTCGAACAATCATCATCTGATGTTGGTGACACAAGTATTCCTTTCTTAGAACAAAGTGATTATCTTGATGTCAGTCCCATAACCAATAGTCAAGGACATATTCATCCAGAACAAGTAGATCAACAAAATCTTTTGATCGATTTAAATCCATCTCAGGATGTAGAATCAACAATAGAAAATGGTGTTAAACAGATTGCAATTCAACAACAAGTTACTGATTTTAATAAAGCTACAGATATAGGCTCAGGTACTGCAGTACCTCCAGGATCATCAATAAGTTCTAGCACTAATTTAGATAATGTATTTACTAAAG CTCAAGGTAGTGATATAGCTTCTACTAAAGTACAGTCATCATCAGATTTACCAAATTCAAGATTTACTGATTTCCAAGTACCATTACAATTAGGATGTGCAGCAGCTTTACTTTGCGTAGAAGAACAATTTTGTACTAAAGAAGGAGTAATTAGCACACAGCCTATCACATTTacagaaaaagatattctaCAGCGTGTTCCATTAAGT AGTTGTAAAAATTCTGAGAATGGGATTATTGGAAAATGCTGTCGTGATCCGAATTATGTAGATCCATGGCCGACGGGTAATTTACCAGCAAATTATTCTGGTGGTTTTGATGAACAAGGATTtccaacatttttaaatatagcaAAAGTACGGCCACCAAAGAAGCAAACTAGTGCTACAAAAACAGCATCAACTATTAAGCCTTCAGTGAAACCACCTACACTTACCAATGAATCAATTCTCACTATTAAATCATCTATTCCAACATTACCCACGTTaccaaatgaaaataattacgaaGTTTCTGATTCTTCTATTCATATACCTAAACAAGTCACTGGACCATTATATCCTCCACAAAATCCATTGATACTAAATGAAACACCTTCTATTGTACCAAGAccatttacaaataatatttataatactgcATCCAGCAAACAAAATTCTGTATTGGTGCCATCTCAGCAAATACAAAATGAATGTGGAGTACGAAAtagt gTTTtacatacagaaaaattagatAAGCCTGTAACGTCTTTTGGTGAAATTCCATGGCAAGCAATGATATTGTCAAATAAACATCGCAGTATATTATGTTCTGGAGTAATAATAACACCAAGCATTGTTGTAACAACAGCTTATTGTGTAAATGg aattaCACCACAAGAAGTTTCAGTAAAATCTGGAGAATGGAAATTAGGATATGAACTTGAACATGAAGAACCACTTCCATTCGAAATAACAAATGTATCATCTATTGTTACCCATCCAAATTATGTGCTGGGATCTTCTGTGAATGATATTGCAGTTCTCTACTTAGAACATGCTATAGCAAAAAACACACATGTAAATCCATTGTGTCTGCCAAATTCAATTGAAACTCAAACATTAAATAAATGCATTGTAACAGGATGGGGTCAAGCAATAATTAAAG tacaTGCACTTGGTGCTGTTATGAATAGTCTTGATGTTGACATTTTATCACctgatgtatgtatgcaaCATGCATCtggacaaaaatataatataaatatagaatatggAACTTTATGTGTAAAATCacataatataaatcataatatgTGCCAAACTGAAATTGGTGGACCATTAGCTTGTCAAAGAGAAAACGGAATCTATGAACTTGCTGGACTTTATAGTCAAGATAATGGTTGCTCTTCCACCAATCaa ATTGCAATTTTTACACCTATTGATAATGAttggttaaaaaaaatgatatattataaagaaaaaaatatatcttctccaacatttaatataaaagacgACTCATATGACTATAGGAAAAGTAATCTTCCAtctgaaataaatcaatatttaccACCAATCTAG
- the LOC127065344 gene encoding uncharacterized protein LOC127065344 isoform X1: MRTPLWILLIALILNACTNGLPYNQIPEYYTPQQSSWYNNKQDQQQDNSFSNTSPHVLQEQQVGEFGTGWNQLNPPLYISQSDLYSGSISQNTDASDFITFSQSNLKQEEIIDDGLSVSCNGDNKICVDKDLCIDGYVNFVQKELIRDKQQIQQCNLKYNVCCIVKDYFEQSSSDVGDTSIPFLEQSDYLDVSPITNSQGHIHPEQVDQQNLLIDLNPSQDVESTIENGVKQIAIQQQVTDFNKATDIGSGTAVPPGSSISSSTNLDNVFTKAQGSDIASTKVQSSSDLPNSRFTDFQVPLQLGCAAALLCVEEQFCTKEGVISTQPITFTEKDILQRVPLSSCKNSENGIIGKCCRDPNYVDPWPTGNLPANYSGGFDEQGFPTFLNIAKVRPPKKQTSATKTASTIKPSVKPPTLTNESILTIKSSIPTLPTLPNENNYEVSDSSIHIPKQVTGPLYPPQNPLILNETPSIVPRPFTNNIYNTASSKQNSVLVPSQQIQNECGVRNSVLHTEKLDKPVTSFGEIPWQAMILSNKHRSILCSGVIITPSIVVTTAYCVNGITPQEVSVKSGEWKLGYELEHEEPLPFEITNVSSIVTHPNYVLGSSVNDIAVLYLEHAIAKNTHVNPLCLPNSIETQTLNKCIVTGWGQAIIKVHALGAVMNSLDVDILSPDVCMQHASGQKYNINIEYGTLCVKSHNINHNMCQTEIGGPLACQRENGIYELAGLYSQDNGCSSTNQIAIFTPIDNDWLKKMIYYKEKNISSPTFNIKDDSYDYRKSNLPSEINQYLPPI; encoded by the exons ATGAGAACACCATTATGGATACTTCTGATtgcattaatattaaatgcatGTACAAATGGGCTTCCTTACAACCAAATTCCAGAATATTACACACCAC aacAATCGTCttggtataataataaacaagatCAACAACAAGATAATAGTTTTTCTAATACTTCGCCACACGTTTTGCAAGAACAACAAGTCGGTGAATTTGGTACAGGTTGGAATCAATTAAACCCTC CACTTTATATCAGTCAATCCGATTTATATTCTGGTTCAATATCTCAAAATACAGACGCATcagattttattacattttctcaATCAAACTTAAAGcaagaagaaataatcgatgatGGATTAAGTGTGTCTTGTAAtggagataataaaatttgcgTAGATAAAGATCTTTGCATAGATGGATACGTTAATTTCGtacaaaaagaattaattcgtGATAAGCAGCag ATTCAACAATGCAATCTCAAATATAACGTATGTTGTATTGTAAAAGATTATTTCGAACAATCATCATCTGATGTTGGTGACACAAGTATTCCTTTCTTAGAACAAAGTGATTATCTTGATGTCAGTCCCATAACCAATAGTCAAGGACATATTCATCCAGAACAAGTAGATCAACAAAATCTTTTGATCGATTTAAATCCATCTCAGGATGTAGAATCAACAATAGAAAATGGTGTTAAACAGATTGCAATTCAACAACAAGTTACTGATTTTAATAAAGCTACAGATATAGGCTCAGGTACTGCAGTACCTCCAGGATCATCAATAAGTTCTAGCACTAATTTAGATAATGTATTTACTAAAG CTCAAGGTAGTGATATAGCTTCTACTAAAGTACAGTCATCATCAGATTTACCAAATTCAAGATTTACTGATTTCCAAGTACCATTACAATTAGGATGTGCAGCAGCTTTACTTTGCGTAGAAGAACAATTTTGTACTAAAGAAGGAGTAATTAGCACACAGCCTATCACATTTacagaaaaagatattctaCAGCGTGTTCCATTAAGT AGTTGTAAAAATTCTGAGAATGGGATTATTGGAAAATGCTGTCGTGATCCGAATTATGTAGATCCATGGCCGACGGGTAATTTACCAGCAAATTATTCTGGTGGTTTTGATGAACAAGGATTtccaacatttttaaatatagcaAAAGTACGGCCACCAAAGAAGCAAACTAGTGCTACAAAAACAGCATCAACTATTAAGCCTTCAGTGAAACCACCTACACTTACCAATGAATCAATTCTCACTATTAAATCATCTATTCCAACATTACCCACGTTaccaaatgaaaataattacgaaGTTTCTGATTCTTCTATTCATATACCTAAACAAGTCACTGGACCATTATATCCTCCACAAAATCCATTGATACTAAATGAAACACCTTCTATTGTACCAAGAccatttacaaataatatttataatactgcATCCAGCAAACAAAATTCTGTATTGGTGCCATCTCAGCAAATACAAAATGAATGTGGAGTACGAAAtagt gTTTtacatacagaaaaattagatAAGCCTGTAACGTCTTTTGGTGAAATTCCATGGCAAGCAATGATATTGTCAAATAAACATCGCAGTATATTATGTTCTGGAGTAATAATAACACCAAGCATTGTTGTAACAACAGCTTATTGTGTAAATGg aattaCACCACAAGAAGTTTCAGTAAAATCTGGAGAATGGAAATTAGGATATGAACTTGAACATGAAGAACCACTTCCATTCGAAATAACAAATGTATCATCTATTGTTACCCATCCAAATTATGTGCTGGGATCTTCTGTGAATGATATTGCAGTTCTCTACTTAGAACATGCTATAGCAAAAAACACACATGTAAATCCATTGTGTCTGCCAAATTCAATTGAAACTCAAACATTAAATAAATGCATTGTAACAGGATGGGGTCAAGCAATAATTAAAG tacaTGCACTTGGTGCTGTTATGAATAGTCTTGATGTTGACATTTTATCACctgatgtatgtatgcaaCATGCATCtggacaaaaatataatataaatatagaatatggAACTTTATGTGTAAAATCacataatataaatcataatatgTGCCAAACTGAAATTGGTGGACCATTAGCTTGTCAAAGAGAAAACGGAATCTATGAACTTGCTGGACTTTATAGTCAAGATAATGGTTGCTCTTCCACCAATCaa ATTGCAATTTTTACACCTATTGATAATGAttggttaaaaaaaatgatatattataaagaaaaaaatatatcttctccaacatttaatataaaagacgACTCATATGACTATAGGAAAAGTAATCTTCCAtctgaaataaatcaatatttaccACCAATCTAG